In Diceros bicornis minor isolate mBicDic1 chromosome 13, mDicBic1.mat.cur, whole genome shotgun sequence, the sequence atcagccctgagctaacatctgccaatcctcctctctttgctgaggaagactggccctgcactaacatccatgcccatcttcctccactttatatgggacgctgccacagtagggcttgacgagcggtgcgttgttgcgcgcccgggatccgaacctgcaaacccctggctgccacagcagaacgcgcgcacgtttaaccgcttgcgccaccaggccgtccCCTTGGATCTGGATTCTAAATGGTGCCTGCCCTATGTTACCTAAAGAGATTTAATAATTCTGACACCCACAGGGCTGCTTTGCTGCACTGGACAGACAGTAGATTAGACCCTGCTGTTTGAACAtccaatgccagaggcagagggagcTCTGCTGACCCCCAAGTCAACCCCATTTTTCACAGTTTATATTTGTTTCTCTGAATAAATACAAGAGAAAATGGTTGGAGTTTTTCTGGGCTGGTTACAGTAACGTGGCTGCAGAATCTTGGCTATGAACTTCCTTCCTGAAGATGCCCTTGTGTTACATGTTCCAAGTCCTGAGGCTTTCTTTTTGTCAGGCCAACACAGTCATGACATACTTGACTCCCAGGCCTTTGACCATGGGTTGACACTAGGGTTTGGGGCCAGGCGTAATATCAAATTTCAGCTAGAGTTCACATGAACACCTTCCcccttgcccccacccccacccccagctgacTTGGGAGGAACATTATTGGGTTGGGGCCCTGTCTTTGAATCTGTACATACAtaaggcttcttggaggatgtCCTTGAGAAGCCTGGAGGCTTCCTGAGAAAGCTTGGATTTGAATGAAGAAATGTGGCAAATAAGATTGgcttcagcaaaaaaacaggtGGGAATGAGTTTATCAAGTTCCTTTAGCTGGAATTAGAGTTGCCCCTAGTAATCGTTCAAAGAACTTCCTATATACCAGGCAGTATTACAAATACctgacatttaatcctcacatcaatctgtttacaaaagaaaaacaaggaaaggccAAGCACTTGTGGAAGGTGGTAAAGCTGCGGTTGGAGCTCGTAGTTTGTGCTCATATCTGCTATTTGCCTCTGGACCCTCTGTCAGAACATGGAGTAGTAAAGGGGCAGGTTTGGGAAGAGAACTCAATCTAGGCCCTAGTCCTGTGCATGTTAAGCTACTCATACCCACATTCTCCAGGACTCAGAAAGCCAGTGGGGGTGGGTCAAAGCCATGAGGGCCCAAACCCTCATCTCTCTCCTTGACTCTGCTACTGAGGGGCTCTTCTGCAGGAGGAGGGGGGTCAACAAAGCCAGCTCTTGGGGCAAGGGAGTTGGCTTCCAGTGAAGATGAGCTGGACACCTGtggcacagggagaaggcagatcTTTAGCAAAGGGTTTATGTAGAGGTTAACAAACAGCACAGGTTCGGGAATCAGACTACCTTAGAGTCTTGACTACTAATTGTGAACCAAGTTAGCCTCGTGTGCTCATTTCCTTATCTGTTTACGTAGTACCTAGCTAACAGGATGTGTGAGGGTCACAGGAGTTAATCCACAGGGAGCATTTGGTAGTGACTTGACACAGGGGTCAGCAAAGGCTGGCTATTAACCACACTGTGATGTCCCTAGTTCTAGTTGGGCCCTCACCGGAGGTGGGTACTGGTACTTGTGGGCACTTGCTGGATTGATCTCTGCCAGTGTCTGGACACCTGCATCTCTTGCATTCACCAGCCGCAGAAAGAGCTCAGCCTGACCTACCTGGGGAGAGGTGAAATGGTACTGCATCTGGACCCTGGAGGAGTAGAGCCAGTCCCCGTCCTCCACACTCACCTGGGGAATACCATTTAGCTGCCCAAGGCTAAGGCTGGAGTCCAGAGGAAGGGCTCGAAGTGGGAGACGCCAGTGGCCACTTAGCACCCTCTGATCCCGGTCAAATAGCACCAGTGAGGCCCAGGCCTTTGGCTGCGGTGCCTTAGCCCATGCCAGCCCCTGTGAGGCATGTAGCTCACAGACCAAGGATACTGATGGTGAGGGTGGTAGTctaaaacaaccaaaaatgtgtCAGAAGCCAGAACTGGCTGTACTCTCTTCCTAGGATTTGGCCCTCAGAGCCAGCGGCTATGTATATACATAGAAAACTTAGAAGAATGAAGGACAAGCCTCAATTGTGGCAAAGAGCCCCAAAGTTATAATCCCCATCTACTGACCTGGGTACAGGCTGCCTGCTGGCAAGGATGGCACAGTTGCCCATGGGCCCAGGAGCTGGAGGCGGGGGCAAGCAAAGGGCTGGGGGCAATGCTGTGGTCCCTCCTGTATTCTGTCCATCTCGGGCCAAACCAGTCATTAGTTGCACCCAAATCCAAGAAGCTTCAAGGCCCCGCAGAAAGTCATAGAAAATGACCAGGCCAGCTCTGGGGAACACAGATCTCAGTGGACACCTACACACACAGCCCAATTCCTCatctccccaacccccagccaGTTCCCCAACCCTAGCTGGCCCTGGTGGGCCTCCTTAACCAGTGGTAGTGACCAAGTCACAGAGGATGTCAAAGGATGAAGCAGGCCTCACCCTGGGTCATAGGGTGCAGGGCCCAGAAGGTCAGATCTGGGCAGGAGGAAGTGTGGATCCAGGCCCAGGTTCCTGGTCGTGGTTCCAGAAAGCTGTGGCTGGGcagagggggaggggttgaaaaCTCCAGACAGCCTCCTAGGTGCTTATGCTCCCCCAACTGCAGACAgagctgcccctgcccccacccctgggTCCTCACAGACTTCTCGGCGCGACCCAAAAATAGGCCGCCTGTGGAGAGTGGAAGCCGTGGCAGAGGGGGAGCCACCGGTGGCAGGAGGCGTGGGGGatcttccctcctcctcaggCATGGGCTGGGATTGGCCACACGTCTCGGCTCCCGGGGCCCTAAGTGCAGAGGAAGAGTAGGGCACCCATGAGCAGGATGCAGCCAGTAGCTGGGCTGAGATACCCCTCCCCGGAGagcctaacacacacacacacacggacaccTGGAGCTGCGCGTGGACAGAGGGACGAGGCACAAACACACGTCTTATTCTCCACGCACAGTCCCTCTAACCCCTTCCTCTGAGCCCGGCCTGCTGGGGAGGGCTACacggggtgggagtggggtgctCACTGACCCCAGGGCGCTGGGCCTGCGCCCCTCTGCATCTGCAAAGCCAGGATTTCTGCCTCTAGGCGCCGGTTTTCGGCCTCCACTACTAGAAGCTCGCCGGATGGGGCACCTGCCCGTCTTCCTGCGATGAACAAGACTTACCTGTCACCTCTGACCTCTGGTGACCAGCTGGTCCGGCTCTGAGCAGGTCTCCAGCCTTAGGACTCTGGACAAGGCTGGACTTGTCATCTAACATTCTAGCCACAGCCACAAAGACCACCCAGGTTTTCTACCTGGGGGCTTTTGCTTAGGTGGTCCCCTGCCAAAGatgccctccctccctgcccttttCTCCTCCCAGGTCCAAGACCACCGCTTCCGAGAGGCCTTTCTTGTTGGGCCCTCTTGTTTACCCCTGCGGGCCCGCGACCGCTGAAGCTCCAGAGCTGACGCCTCCACTTGCAACTGCCATATCTGGCCCAGAACGCCGGGGTCCCGGCCCCCGCCTCGAATGTAGGCCTCACGCAGGGCCCTAGGGAGTAGGGGACAAGAAGGCAGCAGTGTCTTTCTAGAACTGATCAGCGCTTCGCCCTCATGCCCGTCCCCGGGCCCCAGACCTCACCCGATCTCGGCAGCCAGAGTCCCTGGGTTGGCCTGTAGCACCGGACAACAGAATTCTGCCTCTCGCAAGGAGTTCAGCCCGGTCCTGGGGTCGGGAGCGACCCGGGCGTAGAAGTCACTGATGCAGACCTGGCCTCCAGCAGCCCCGCCCCTTCCCGACCTCAGGGGAGCGACCCTCCAGCAGGTCCTGACCGACACCTCGTGCGTCCCGCCCCTCGCCGAACCCGCCCCTCGTGCCGTCCCCACGCCTATTCCGTGGCGCTCCGGGATCCCGCCCGCGGGCTCACCCACCCGGGCTCGGGTAGTAGCTGCTGAACGTGCGCCCCTAACTCCTCTAGAGCTCCCCGCGTTCGCCCGGCCTCTGTCCGGAGGTCTCGAAGCTCCCGCTCCAGGCCAGACAGGCGTGACATCCCGCCCCGGGTCCGGGCCAAACCTTGGAGGCGCCGGCTCAGTTCTGCGGGGGTAAGGGGCCAAGTGAGAACCGGTCTGAGCAACCTCATGCCAAGGGGCGAGGGCCGGGGCGGGCCCGTAGTCCCCACCTTTCCCCTTACCCTCGTCGCGTCGCGCCAGAGCCCGGCTCTGTGCCTCCGTCTCAGCCACGCGCCTGGCGTGAGTCCCGTGCAGCGCCCGCAGCCGCTCGCCTGGGCTCCCAGCAGCCTCGGAGGTGGGGCCCTGAGTCGGCGCCTCTGAACGCCTCCAGGGCCCCTCTGACCCCCTGGGGACCTCTGTTATCTTGGGTCGCATTTCCTGCAGGTACAGCCGCAGCCGCAGCACCTGGAGGTAACGGTAACCCGCCATCTCTAGAGGTGTTGGGGTAATCTGACCCTTGCGTGATCTGTAGACTTGGAGAGCATGCTCAGTTTCGAGCCTCTGGGGAAAGCCGGTGTACCTCCTCTGTTAGCCTCTTGAGAGCCGGCTTGCTGGCCTCCTGGTCTGGGAGGCCCTGGTGTTCTTGTGGCACAACCTGGGGACAAGGTGTGGGGTGAGGAATCCTGAGGGTCAGGGTCGCTTGAATACACACCCATGGCCATGGAGGAGGCCCCTTACCGCGGGGGGCCGTGGTTCAGTAGCTATTGAGGGCTGTGCTCCAGGTGTCACCTCCCGGGTCAAACGGCCAATGCAGAAGCGCTGAGTGTGGGTGGCCAACAGGGCCCAGGAGCGGAAAACCATGTCACAGGACCCACAGGGCAGGAGCCCTGGCTCCCCAATGTGAGAGGCCATGGGATGGGACCCCTTCCCTGACACAGCCAAGACCTGCAGAAGACAGGAGAGAGGgcaggggaaagggagaggaggaTGAAACAGACAGAAAGccagaggcagagaggaaaggCCAGGTTTATTGGGTCTACAAGATCGAGTTTATGTTTGGGGAGGAGACTTAGCTCCCTGGGCAGCAACTACAGGTCTGGGCAGGTCTGAAGAATGGGTGGGGAagacttggtcacctttgggaggGGCCCTTGGCTTGAAAAAATGTCACAAAGTCTGTTCCACCTCATTGCACGAGCATGGGCAAGTCTCTACCACACCTGGGTTTCTCTGCCTATTTGTTAATAAAACAAAGGGGATCAAACAGCTGCCTCCTAGACTAGCTGGGCCCGTATCACGTACTCCATCACTGGTCATTAAATAGCCTCTGGCAGGTAAGTATTATGTTCATTCTTGTTTTGCCCAAGTAGATGTAACCCGAGTTAGTGTCCTTCTCCATTCCAGGGAACACCTGGCAGGGGAGGCCGTCTTCCCTTTTCAGCATTCTGCCTGGAAACCATGTCTTTTCCCTAGACTGAAAAGCTCTTCCTTGCACTGCGCCTCTCTGGAAGCAACCACAGCTTTTGCATAACAAAGTCACACTGAGGTTAGTGGTCTCTCTTTAACTCCTGTTCCCTGATTCCTGTTTTTTCGGCTGTAGAGGAAGGATAATAAGCACAGCCCAAGGAATGAAAGTTCTGGGAGAACATAATGAATCCATCAGAAGAGGGAATCAAATACAGAAAGGCACCCCTTCACTTGAGACTGGCCAGGGGCGAGGCAGGCCCTTTCCTGCTGGCCAAatctccccaccacctccctaaAGATATGCACCcaccagaggcaggagctctgagCTAGGCTCATGTTTCTAAACAAGCCAGGGACTTCCAATATCGACCACCCTTCCCCTCCCACTGGTATGTAAGGCCAAAGTACCACTAGCAGCAGGTTATAACGTGTTTCCAAGTATGTGCTCTCAGTCTGGCTTAATTCCAAGTGAGAAAAAGGGTACATTTGAGAAATTTGTTCAGAgaaagctagtaagtggcaaagcccaAGGCCAAACAGGTGCCATATCTCTATCTCAACCTACTTTTCATTTCCAGTTTAATACTTTTGCAATTTGGTTTATTTTATagtatttcattgattctaaaaTGCACATTTCTTAACAACACTGAAATCAGGATTCACAATTAATGGAGTGTCATAATTTAacaggaaagttttctttttttcttggtgaggaagattagccctgagctaacatctgttgccaatcctcctctttttgctgaggaagattggccttgggctaacatccgtgcccatcttcctctactttatatgtgggactcctgccacactATGGCtccatgagcagtgtgtaagtctgtgcccgggagccaaacctgcgaaccccatgctgccgaagcagagcacgagaacttaactactacgccaacaggccagcccccaattttttcttcttagtacataaaatgatgtcTTAAAATATATTGAATGAAATATGAGTTATGGTTCTTACTGGTCTATCTCAACCGCCATTTCCACAGTTTGCACATGGACTGCTTGTACCACGAGCAGGAGAGACTATAACACAGTGTGGCAGATAGGGTCTCTGCCTTCCTAGCCTTTAGAATCTAATCTAGCAAATGTCATACTGGTTCCTCTGCCTCTAGCCTCTATCCCTCTGGAACCCACACTACAAGTCAGTTATCTTTCTAAGATGCAATCAGGCTTGTTCAACTCCTCTGGCTTGTCTCCCATTAGAGTATGATCTTGGAACTCTACATCCATTAGAGACTACGTCTCGTAGCGATGGACAGAGTGCTAGTGTCAGTAAATACCTCTTGTTTCATTTAACTTCTACTTGTCCATCAGATCTTGGCCTAAGGTTtcatttttaatgtgtttattcTCTTCCCTACAGGGCTGGGCACTCCTTGTATCCCCAGAGTCTTGCACAATGCCTGAGACACACAAGAGCTTGggaagtatttgctgaatgaagaaCCCTGTCTCCTCCACTGGTCACCCAGCCAGCACTGGCTCCAACCCTACCCCCCTAAGTTCTTACTTagcaggaaaactgaggcacagacctTCCTTAAAATATGCACATTGGTAAACACACCGGCAGCGAAAAACAGTTGCGGGAAGGAAACTTGGGTTTCTGGTTTTATTACTGGTAATTTATTGCACAGGCTTTTCTGCATCGAAAAAGTATCTGCTATAAGGATAAACAAGTGTGTCTGAATTCAGATTTCCCTCAGACTTCTAAAAGCATTTCCCCTAAAAAAAGAATTCACTCatctaattttaaagaaaatatattcttacACAAGACAATCCAAACTGATGCAAAATATTTATTCCAAGTTAGTTATTTTATGCAGTAGTTTCCCCTCAACAGACTTGTGATAACCACATCTTTTAAATCTGTAAATAATGTTATCAAAATAATCTTAATCTTTGAAATCtcacaaaaatttatattttacaatcCACCCTGAATATCAAGGCTGCAAGAATAACACAACATTTCCTATATCCAAATATTTTACAGCTgtacccaaaaaggaaaaaaaaaagaaaaccacatatgCTTGGTTAAGGGCTAACGTTACCCGAGcagccaaaaagaaaataaaatatccaaattATTAGCATTAATTTAATACAATTATAACTTCAATAGTCACTTTGTCATTGACAATGATTGCTTGAGCACAGGGGTGAGTGCCCCAAGGGCTGGTAGTAGGAGCTGTTGCTGCAGACCCGTGTCTCCTCCACTCTGCACGGCCAGTTCCTACCTGTGCATCGCCCCTtatatactgtgtgtgtgtgtatgtgtgtgtgtttattttaaaaatctttcccaCCACACAAACTTCTCTCTATTAAGCAGATAACAgggaagaacaacaacaacaaaagctaaACAAGCCAATCGCTCTCTCTTTGGGATATGATTACTTCCCTTGTGCATGAAGTATTCAATAAcaacataagaaaaggaaaagaacgaATTCTTCTGTATACTTCCTAAACACACAAGCTGAGTTTACTGGGTCAGATTTAACTGTAAGCATTTATATGCCTACTTCCAAGCATCGTCATCTGATGTTTCACTGCTACTGGTTTCCGTGTCTGAGTCCTCAAACTCTGCTTTACAAGTGCTTCTCCAAGGGGAGAACAGGCTGGAACCACGGCTCTGTAAGAAGCCATTCTTCCCAAAGCCATTTCTTCTCAGCTGTGGTTagcaagggaaagaaagaaaaaagaaactatcaaTAACTACACTGGCCCATGGGACCTGGGCAAGGCCAGGCCTCAATTTGATTCTAGAATGTAGAGGGGGTGCCCTTCTAAGAGATCGaagatttctttaaattatttatttattcccccctcccaaagccccagtagatagttgtatgtcatagctgcacatccttctagtcgctgtatgtgggacacggcctcagcatggccagacaagcggtgcatcggtgcgcacccgggatccaaacccgggccgccatcagcggagcgcgcacactcaaccgctaagccacggggccggcccctcgaaGATTTCTTAtagcagtgcttttcaaactttaatgtgcaaatGGATCATCTTAGGatcttaaaaatgcagattctgattcagtgttcTGGGGTCGGGTTTGAGATTCCCTAGTTCTACAAATTCTCAGGTGATGTCAATGATCAGGGGAagagtttttttttgtgagatcagccctgtgctaacatctgccaatcctcctcttttttttttctttttttgctgaggaagactggccctgggctaacatccgtgcccatcttcctccctttatatgggatgccaccacagcatggcttgacgagcagtgcgtcggtgcgcacccgggatccaaaccggcgaaccctgggccaacgcagcggagcgcgtgcactcaactgcttgtgccaccaggccggccccaggggaAGAGTTCTGAGTAGCGGTCTGTATGTCAGCCTGTACTTTCTCTTTATAGGACTTAACACAATTGTAATTTATGCTTTAAATACATATTAACAGAAGATAAGCTCCATGAGGTATGTAGAGACCCACTtgtcttgttcattgctgtaaACCCTAGCATCTGGCAGTGTTTTACTTAGAGAAAGAATCCaagcatttgttaaataaattcaaataggCCATCTGACTTCTTGGCTCTGGCCCAAGTACCAGAGGAAAACCAGAGGGCTGGAGACAGAGGAGGGTGAGCCTGCTTCCCTAGAGACCAAGGGCTCAGCTCCTAACTCTGGAACACAGCCTTGTGATTCTGATAAGAGGTTAGAGCTTCCGGGAGGAAAGAACATACTACTTTCTGAAATCTGCTAACAACTGACGTGATTTTTGTATCCACCACTGAAGATCCCTATTGCCCTGGCAGAATGAGATCCTCCTCCATATTCCTCCTATGGCAActtactttatattttctttttcaatgtcCTTCTCTCATACTAAACTGGGGCTCCCAAAGGGCCACGACTGTCTTGACTCATCTCTCTCCTAGTTCTTAACTGTCTCCCGGAAAAGTTTATGACATACCTGCTCTGTCTTCATGTGGAACTCTCTGAGCTCATCCTCTGTGAGGGGGAGGCAATTCTCAtcattttcaggatactcctgcCATCCCATTGCTTTCAATAACCTGGTGGAGGCAGGTCAGGCAAAGAAAATATGACACCTTGAAATGTAAGTGGGAAGCCCACAACTTTCCATAGAAACCTTTCCTGCCCAGAGGAACGGTACCCACATGGATGTTAGAAAAGaaacttggtttttcttttctcctcactGGAATAAGCTTTAATTATGGCTACTTAGGTGCTTGTAATTAAATGGGGGATCTCCACAGTTGAGAGCATAAGAGCTTGAGAGAAGAGACACTAGAAGCAGCAGAAAATAAGACAGCATAGACAGAAGAGCTGAACTGCAAAGCCCTCTCTGTCCCAgagacaaaacagaggaagaaatcTCACTTTCGTTTCTTGTGAGCAAATTAGCACACTCCACAAGTGCCTAAGTTCTCTTTCAATTTCATGGCATTGTGGACTCCTTCATAATCTTGTGATCTTGCTGACTCCTACAGCTCCTCTGGACGAGAGCCTCCTTTCAGAAAAGTACTGCCATACTGGGCAGGCCCCATCTGCCATCCTGTTGCCCAGACAGCTGGCTGCTCTGTGTTCAAGGCTCTCATTTAAGGAACAAGCTCCACACACGGGGGTCTCATGCCTCCCAAGGCTCCTCAAAGGGAGTCTTATGGTAACTGCTTACTTGGGCCAGAACAACAGTCTCAGGAAACaggttcccctctcccctctccaacTGGAGCCATAAACTGAGGCTGAAACTAAACTACACAAAAGCCTTGGAGAGAAGAGTGTGAAAAAGCTGGCTGAGTTGATAAAGGAATGCCCAGTGGGCAACAGGCCAACCTGGGGCACACAGAGAATAAGTTATGGTGCTTGTGTGCACTTTTCTCTGTATGCCGGACTCAATCTGAGATGTCTTCGTAAGTATGTTTAAGCTCCTTGCAGGCCACACACACCAAGCCCTGTAATCCAATCCTCACTCACCTGTGTTCTGCTTCCAGAGAGTGTGAGAggacttccccttcctcctctatAGGGAGAGCAAGACCATTCTGATGACAGCCTTCCTCTCCATTTTCCTTTGGTTCAGGTGTGCTGTTGTCCTCCAACTGAAGTAAGGAAAAGAAGGACACACTTGCTTTAATGATCTTTTGGGGCAAGATAAGCAATCTACAAGACTAAGGAGTCCTAACCCAGGACAGTGCTTTCCAGAAGAAAACCTCAGCCCATACGTTTTCCCCCATTTAAAAATGAGGACTTGTTCACCTTGTTAAGATTTCCAAAGGATACCAACTGGCTACCATCTTAACTTCAGATCATGTCAACTGTGGCAGAAGCTACTAGATGCCTGTGCAATATCAATTCTCTTTTCTTCCGTACTGATTTGGACTAAGGAACTAATGCACTCAGCTTTAAAAAGTTCACTTTCCTAatctcccttgcagctaggagtGGCCATCTGACAGCTGGCCAATGAAGTATATGTGGAAACTGCATGATGGGGCTTTTAAGAAAGCATTTTAATAAGGGGCAGACATCCCTTTTCACATTTTTGGCTCTCGGTCCTTTCCCCACCTAGAATGTGGACTGGAAGCCTAGAGGTGCATAACTATCCTAGTCCAAGGTGACCAAAAGTTACAAGTTCCCTGATAATACCAATGAGCTGCCATGACCTCTTGGACTGTGTGACCTCTAACCTTCCTGGTGCAGGATACAAAAAATTCTTGTTTGATAGTTCTGTTTGTCAGATTTTCTTATACTGCAACTAAATATACTACTAACTGACAAAAGCTTCTGTAATTTGTCAACTTCGACAGCAGTGACCAATTCAAGACTTACTGGCAGTGCTGCCCTGTTTAAGAACCCTGAGTCCCAAGGCCACTATCACCAAAATAAGCCCTAACTTGAAATCTGCTGAACAAAGGATTAAACTCACTTTACCACAGGCTCTTACTACTACAGACAAATCTCTGCACATTTAAAAAACTAGCCATATCTTTCGCcctcaagaagaaaaaaagcacatataTAACACAGGAAAACACCTAAGTTGCCCCAGAAAAACCCTATGTGCTTACCTCCTCCAGCTTGTCACAGTCTCTGTTCTCTGAGAAGTCTCCAATCCGGTCATCCTTCAGAGTCTTCAGGAACTCGCTCTTCCTGTCGGTAGTTCGGCGGGTCAACTTGGTCAGGCGAGAGCTGCTGATCTCAATTGGAGGAGTGGTGCTGGAGGGACTCTAGGCAGATACCACAAATAGGTTGCTCCTGACAGCAAAGAGCAAGAACTGGGATTCTCTGGGTTACTTTCACATGGTACTGATTTCCAAAATCTGGGAGCCTATTCACCATTCTGT encodes:
- the CCDC17 gene encoding coiled-coil domain-containing protein 17 isoform X2 gives rise to the protein MASHIGEPGLLPCGSCDMVFRSWALLATHTQRFCIGRLTREVTPGAQPSIATEPRPPAVVPQEHQGLPDQEASKPALKRLTEEVLRLRLYLQEMRPKITEVPRGSEGPWRRSEAPTQGPTSEAAGSPGERLRALHGTHARRVAETEAQSRALARRDEELSRRLQGLARTRGGMSRLSGLERELRDLRTEAGRTRGALEELGAHVQQLLPEPGTGLNSLREAEFCCPVLQANPGTLAAEIGALREAYIRGGGRDPGVLGQIWQLQVEASALELQRSRARRGRRAGAPSGELLVVEAENRRLEAEILALQMQRGAGPAPWGPREPRRVANPSPCLRRREDPPRLLPPVAPPLPRLPLSTGGLFLGRAEKSPQLSGTTTRNLGLDPHFLLPRSDLLGPAPYDPGAGLVIFYDFLRGLEASWIWVQLMTGLARDGQNTGGTTALPPALCLPPPPAPGPMGNCAILASRQPVPRLPPSPSVSLVCELHASQGLAWAKAPQPKAWASLVLFDRDQRVLSGHWRLPLRALPLDSSLSLGQLNGIPQVGQAELFLRLVNARDAGVQTLAEINPASAHKYQYPPPVSSSSSLEANSLAPRAGFVDPPPPAEEPLSSRVKERDEGLGPHGFDPPPLAF
- the CCDC17 gene encoding coiled-coil domain-containing protein 17 isoform X4 codes for the protein MASHIGEPGLLPCGSCDMVFRSWALLATHTQRFCIGRLTREVTPGAQPSIATEPRPPAVVPQEHQGLPDQEASKPALKRLTEEVLRLRLYLQEMRPKITEVPRGSEGPWRRSEAPTQGPTSEAAGSPGERLRALHGTHARRVAETEAQSRALARRDEELSRRLQGLARTRGGMSRLSGLERELRDLRTEAGRTRGALEELGAHVQQLLPEPGTGLNSLREAEFCCPVLQANPGTLAAEIGALREAYIRGGGRDPGVLGQIWQLQVEASALELQRSRARRGRRAGAPSGELLVVEAENRRLEAEILALQMQRGAGPAPWGPREPRRVANPSPCLRRREDPPRLLPPVAPPLPRLPLSTGGLFLGRAEKSPQLSGTTTRNLGLDPHFLLPRSDLLGPAPYDPGAGLVIFYDFLRGLEASWIWVQLMTGLARDGQNTGGTTALPPALCLPPPPAPGPMGNCAILASRQPVPRLPPSPSVSLVCELHASQGLAWAKAPQPKAWASLVLFDRDQRVLSGHWRLPLRALPLDSSLSLGQLNGIPQVSSSSSLEANSLAPRAGFVDPPPPAEEPLSSRVKERDEGLGPHGFDPPPLAF
- the CCDC17 gene encoding coiled-coil domain-containing protein 17 isoform X1; this translates as MASHIGEPGLLPCGSCDMVFRSWALLATHTQRFCIGRLTREVTPGAQPSIATEPRPPAVVPQEHQGLPDQEASKPALKRLTEEVLRLRLYLQEMRPKITEVPRGSEGPWRRSEAPTQGPTSEAAGSPGERLRALHGTHARRVAETEAQSRALARRDEELSRRLQGLARTRGGMSRLSGLERELRDLRTEAGRTRGALEELGAHVQQLLPEPGTGLNSLREAEFCCPVLQANPGTLAAEIGALREAYIRGGGRDPGVLGQIWQLQVEASALELQRSRARRGRRAGAPSGELLVVEAENRRLEAEILALQMQRGAGPAPWGPREPRRVANPSPCLRRREDPPRLLPPVAPPLPRLPLSTGGLFLGRAEKSPQLSGTTTRNLGLDPHFLLPRSDLLGPAPYDPGAGLVIFYDFLRGLEASWIWVQLMTGLARDGQNTGGTTALPPALCLPPPPAPGPMGNCAILASRQPVPRLPPSPSVSLVCELHASQGLAWAKAPQPKAWASLVLFDRDQRVLSGHWRLPLRALPLDSSLSLGQLNGIPQVSVEDGDWLYSSRVQMQYHFTSPQVGQAELFLRLVNARDAGVQTLAEINPASAHKYQYPPPVSSSSSLEANSLAPRAGFVDPPPPAEEPLSSRVKERDEGLGPHGFDPPPLAF
- the CCDC17 gene encoding coiled-coil domain-containing protein 17 isoform X3 yields the protein MASHIGEPGLLPCGSCDMVFRSWALLATHTQRFCIGRLTREVTPGAQPSIATEPRPPAVVPQEHQGLPDQEASKPALKRLTEEVLRLRLYLQEMRPKITEVPRGSEGPWRRSEAPTQGPTSEAAGSPGERLRALHGTHARRVAETEAQSRALARRDEELSRRLQGLARTRGGMSRLSGLERELRDLRTEAGRTRGALEELGAHVQQLLPEPGTGLNSLREAEFCCPVLQANPGTLAAEIGALREAYIRGGGRDPGVLGQIWQLQVEASALELQRSRARRGPREPRRVANPSPCLRRREDPPRLLPPVAPPLPRLPLSTGGLFLGRAEKSPQLSGTTTRNLGLDPHFLLPRSDLLGPAPYDPGAGLVIFYDFLRGLEASWIWVQLMTGLARDGQNTGGTTALPPALCLPPPPAPGPMGNCAILASRQPVPRLPPSPSVSLVCELHASQGLAWAKAPQPKAWASLVLFDRDQRVLSGHWRLPLRALPLDSSLSLGQLNGIPQVSVEDGDWLYSSRVQMQYHFTSPQVGQAELFLRLVNARDAGVQTLAEINPASAHKYQYPPPVSSSSSLEANSLAPRAGFVDPPPPAEEPLSSRVKERDEGLGPHGFDPPPLAF